One genomic window of Geoanaerobacter pelophilus includes the following:
- the serA gene encoding phosphoglycerate dehydrogenase, producing MKIIVTDEVASEGLALLKQDPRVEMDVRLGLSKEELLKAIGDYEVIITRSGTTVDRDVLDAGKKLKMVARAGVGIDNVDVEYASSRGVIVVNAPFGNTNSAAEHTMALLLSACRNVTVANASLKKGEWKRAPFTGVELKGKTAGVIGLGKVGGRVATRLKAFECEVLACDPYIAAKRAHDLGVKLVTHDEIYKNCDIITVHTPLNDETMGMIGDREFGLMKSGVIILNVARGGVIGEAPLLANLKSGKIALAAVDVWSEEPPKTDLLKELISQDKLVVTPHLGANTFEAQVNVAVDVSKEVLNYLDEQPLENAVNIPRFDLALMDQMRPFLNLMSTMCDFGIQLVDTNISKVSFSFFGSIAHYDCTPITVCGLAALLNKVVEQDVNMVNASLIAEQMGIAVEESKSTQTDAFSNLITLVLEGEGGKRRLISGTLFEGIPRIVRLRDYTMDFTPEEHMLLMHYADRPGMIGKIGTIMGQHEINIASMNLGRSEKKGEAMVILSIDSAVPPVVVEEIKKATEATFIKALHMPTAKCNRCRSCGN from the coding sequence ATGAAAATTATCGTAACCGATGAAGTCGCCAGCGAAGGGCTGGCTCTGCTTAAACAGGACCCCCGGGTGGAGATGGATGTGCGACTGGGGCTCAGCAAGGAAGAACTCCTCAAGGCCATAGGCGACTACGAGGTGATCATAACCCGAAGCGGTACTACGGTAGACCGTGATGTGCTCGATGCCGGCAAGAAGCTCAAGATGGTGGCGCGGGCCGGAGTAGGGATCGACAATGTTGATGTTGAGTATGCCAGCTCCCGAGGGGTAATCGTGGTCAATGCGCCGTTCGGTAACACCAACAGCGCTGCTGAACATACCATGGCGCTGCTGCTGTCGGCGTGCCGCAATGTGACCGTTGCCAATGCCTCTCTCAAGAAGGGTGAATGGAAACGGGCGCCCTTTACCGGTGTTGAACTCAAGGGTAAGACCGCAGGAGTCATCGGCCTTGGCAAGGTCGGGGGGAGGGTGGCGACCCGGCTCAAGGCGTTTGAGTGCGAGGTACTCGCCTGCGACCCGTACATTGCCGCAAAAAGAGCACACGACCTTGGCGTCAAGTTGGTCACGCACGACGAGATTTACAAGAACTGCGATATCATCACGGTCCATACCCCGCTCAATGACGAGACAATGGGGATGATCGGCGACCGTGAGTTTGGCCTGATGAAGAGTGGCGTCATTATCCTCAATGTCGCCCGTGGCGGCGTGATTGGTGAGGCGCCGCTGCTGGCCAATCTCAAGAGCGGCAAGATTGCCCTGGCGGCAGTAGATGTCTGGAGCGAAGAGCCGCCCAAGACCGATCTGTTGAAGGAGTTGATCAGCCAGGATAAGCTGGTGGTAACCCCTCATCTCGGCGCCAACACCTTTGAGGCGCAGGTAAATGTTGCGGTGGATGTTTCAAAGGAGGTGCTGAACTATCTTGACGAGCAGCCTCTGGAGAATGCCGTGAATATTCCACGCTTTGATCTGGCCTTGATGGACCAGATGCGGCCGTTCCTGAACCTGATGAGCACCATGTGCGATTTTGGCATTCAGCTGGTGGATACCAATATCTCCAAGGTCTCGTTCAGCTTTTTCGGCAGCATCGCCCATTACGACTGCACTCCCATCACGGTCTGCGGACTGGCGGCGCTGCTGAACAAGGTGGTTGAGCAGGATGTCAACATGGTCAACGCATCGCTCATCGCCGAGCAGATGGGGATTGCCGTTGAAGAGAGCAAGTCCACCCAGACCGATGCCTTTTCCAATCTCATTACCTTGGTGCTGGAGGGAGAGGGTGGCAAAAGACGGCTTATTTCCGGGACTCTGTTCGAGGGGATCCCGCGTATCGTGCGGCTGCGTGACTACACCATGGACTTCACCCCTGAGGAGCACATGCTGCTCATGCACTATGCTGACCGCCCCGGCATGATCGGCAAGATCGGCACCATCATGGGACAACATGAAATCAATATCGCCTCGATGAACCTGGGCCGCAGTGAGAAAAAGGGGGAGGCCATGGTCATTCTCTCTATCGACTCTGCCGTGCCTCCGGTTGTCGTTGAGGAGATCAAAAAGGCCACTGAAGCAACCTTTATCAAGGCGCTGCACATGCCTACCGCAAAGTGCAACCGCTGCCGCAGTTGTGGCAACTGA